Part of the Drosophila pseudoobscura strain MV-25-SWS-2005 chromosome 2, UCI_Dpse_MV25, whole genome shotgun sequence genome, TCAAGAAGGTCTACTTCGACGACGAGAAGCGCGATAAAATGGGGTTCTTTGAGGCCTTGAACATATTCTCGCATCGCCAGATCTGGCACGATCTGCATCGCGTGGTCATGTCCCGCCTTGCCTACGCCCCCACACAGCCCACCTACCTCTATCGCTTTGACTTTGATTCGCCGCACTTCAACCAGTTCCGTCGCTTGGTCTGCGGCGATCGAATCCGTGGTGTGTCCCATGCCGATGAGCTCTCCTACATGTTCTACAACATCATATCGCCAAAGATCAGCAAATCCTCGCAGGAATACCATACAATTGAACGTATGGTGGGCATGTGGACGGCATTTGCAGCCACCGGAGATCCCAATTGCCCGGCCATTGCCCCCGCCGAATGGCTGCCCGTTGAGCGGACCGAAAACGGTGTAGAGCATTGCTTGAACATCAGCCAAAAGCTGGAGATGATCGAGCTTCCCGAGGCGGAAGCACTGGCCGTGTGGGACAGTTTCTATCCCAAAGAGGCGCTCTATTAGGCTTCATAAATTTAGTGTGTGTATATTATAAGGTTTTCCTGTAGTCCCAAAGATTGTTACCAAAATTTTAgtgtacaaaaatatttgtatttcgaGTGTAAATAAGAATTAAAGTGATTTTCATATAAGAACTGTAAGGCGATAAGATTTAAAcactttattttatatatttttttacaaaaAGCTTTTccttcccctcctcctcccagtGACAGTGCCCCACTCTCTGGCTTATGAAACATTTTTCACTGCGTGCCTTAATTAATCCacatttatttacttaattACCCCCATCCAGTTATACATTATAGACATTTCAGCGGTCAGGAGGCCAGACCTCCACACACGACAAGCGAGTGTCAAGTTTAAGGTGACTCGATGGAAAACTACTTGTCGGAGCCGCCAGCCCCCGGAATTCGAAACCAGTTCTGGGACTAGGCTAACTACAGTGGGACCAATCTAGATGTCTGGACTAATTTTTAATGCAATAAAACTTGTATTTTTCACAAGTTAAACAGACTTCGTTGTACAAGATATGTATTCCAGCGTAATATCCACACAAATCATCAGAGATACATCCACGCGAATGGCACTGGCCACTTTTAGAACTACTTATTATTACATTTCATTATTGTTCTGCTTATCGTAAAGTCTATCCCACATACGAAGCTGCTTCGTTTCGGGCAGCTCAAAGAACTCCAAATTGTGTCCAATGTTGAGGCACATCTGTGGACCATTGGTGTCCAAAGCATCCCACATCACGGGGGATATTTGCGGACAACTGGGATTATCATTCGCGGCAAAGGCTGTCCACATTCCAATCATCCGCTCAATGGTGCGGTACTCCATCGAAGACTTGTCCAGCttggtggccagcagcaagtAGAACAGGTAGGAGACGTCGTCGCCATGGCTAACGCCGCGTACATGGCGGCCACACATCACCGTTCGGAAGTGATTAAAGTGCGGGGAGTCAAAGTCGAAGCGGTACAGGTAGGTGGGCGTGGTgggggccagggccaggcggGAGAGCACCGTGCGGTGTATTCCATGCCAGAAGTGCTTGATGGACAGCAGGTGGAGGCACTCGTTGAACTCCATCCGTCCGCGCGTGGCATCATCGAAGTTCGAGATCTTAAATTCCCTTATCAGATCCTTGAGCTCTGCGGGAGTCACCTGGTGGCGGACCTCCCGTGGTATCAGCGCCTCAAAGGCGCTGAGCATGTGATCCGCGTCCTGCATGGTGGACTGGTAGGAGAACAGACCCTCAAACGAGTTGGCGCCAATGATCAGGGGGATATCATTGCCCCAGGCATCGGCGACCATCTCGCGATGTGGCTTGGGCATCACACAAGCGCTGGTCACATAAGGCTCCACCACGGGCGTAAAGGCAAACAGGACATAGTTGCGCTTCTCCTCCTGCGTGATCAAAGCAATGCAGTGCGTCGCCAAGTCACTGGCGGAGGCGCGTTGCAAGTACCGGAAGACTTCCTTTTCATTCTCGCTGCCTGAATACCCGATGGAGCAGGCGAGCCGATAGGCCCAGTTCCCACGTGGCTCGCTGGCCCACTCGCTGTACATGGAACCCGACTGCATGATGGCCTTGTGGAAGAGTCCGCGCGTCTGTTCCGTGGTCATCATCATGTGCGTGGAGGCGGCCCCAGCACTCTCGCCCATCAGCGTGATATTATTTGCATCGCCATTGAATTGCGAGATGTTTTCCCGCACCCAGCGCAGGGCCAACACCTGATCCTTGAGTCCCGCATTGCCGGGCACGTCCAAATCGCGATCGGCAAGGCTCAGGAAACCTATAAATAGAGGTTAATGGGAAGTCTAATCATTTTGTTTACAATTATTGTTTGACGGGCTGCCAACTTGGGGAAATTAATTGCTTGTTATGACGGCAACAATGGCCGCAAGCAGTTTTAATGATTATAAAATCGTTTGTGGcctctatatatgtacatatataatcaACGGTACTTTCTGCTCGATTGAGATAGTGCCCGTAATATGCAATTAATCTTGCTGCACTGTGAAATCTTTTTGCTTGAAATTAAGTTGGCATGTCTCATGCCATTGCAATTAATTAGAGGGTGGACCCTGGCATGACGTCACAAAAAGGCGGCCGGGGGGAGAACATGGAAATCTTAATTGGCATGACGTCATAAAAGCTGCAGGTGCAGAAGGCAAATGGACATTTATGttgttttcatttaaaaattaattgacaTTAGGCAAATAAAATATGATAAGTCCCTAGGGCAAAGCCATTTCATGttatttaaatgaataaaataaaataaatattggtTTTTCGACACGTTGGCAGCCCGGCAATAAGTTGGCAGCATTTGCATTGAAAGATCCGCAATTATTGATTTCTAATTCGATTTTCGACTAATTGGACTCACCTAAGGCACCCACGCGGTAGTTAAACGTGACCAGGATCACATCCTGCTTCATAAAGTAATCCGGACTGTAGAAATCCCTGGAGGCTTCGCCGATCTGAAAGCCACCGCCGTAGATCCACACCAAAACCGGCAGCGGCTGCTCCGTGTCCAACTTCTTGGCGTAAACATTCAGATACAGACAATCCTCGGAACCCTCGACGATGCTCAGCACGAAATGCTTCTGCATGGGCTTGGCCCGAGGATACGTGCAGTCGCGTATCCCCTGCCAGGGCTCTGCCGGCTCCGGGGCTCGGAAACGCAGCTCCCCCAGCGGGGGCTGGGCAAACGGTATGCCCTCGAAGGCATAGTACAGCTCCTCGTCGTAGAGGGTCTTCCGGCGCAGACCTTTCACCTGGCCGTTCCTAGTACTGATGACCCTCGTCTGCTTGGTGGCCAGCCGGTATTGTACGATCTTGTGGCCCACCAGCCTGCAGAGGGTTAaggcagcgagagagagagagagagaatttggtttttattaaTGAGTGTTTTTGGTTCTTATCTTATCACTCAGAGGGAATTTCGCCGGTTCCACGCGTTTCGAAATCCACTCGAAGCAATCAGAGGGTGTAATTGGTGTATCGACTGGGATGATGAGCCCCCACCCCCGGAGGGGGGGAGCCGATTGACCTACTTGGTGCCCATTTTCATCAGATCGCCTACGCCCACACGTATTTCCATATCTTGCGTGCGTTTCGTACTTATTTAGTTATTAATTTGTGGTAATTTTAGGGTTTAACTTCCGTCGCTTGCAATCAACGAGGAAATACTGAAAGTACACACTGCCACGATagaaccagaccagaccagacccgtCCGATCCCAATCTATCAGTTCGACTGCGACTACACGTCTGAGTGTAGCTCAGAGTGCAGCCTCAATTCAGTTTGTGGGGTTTAATCACGCCCGACCGACGCTTATCGCGAATGTACAAGCGAAACATATGGTGGCACTTGTTGGGGGGGAGAATATGCCTCGATTGATAAGACGCCaccacagagagggagggagacagagagatatagagagagcGGGTGTTGCTCTGTTCTGGAAGACAAGCAGAGCAGTGCCAGCTGTTTTCATGTACAATTTGTAATTACTTTTTAATGATCCCAGAGTAGTACAAAGTCGGTTTTTATCTGGCAGAGTGTCGGAGCTGAAGCCCCTCCATTTACGATCGAGCAGCAGTCAAGGTTCAGGCATAAGCTACTGAGATGCTTATTCAGTAATTCCATAATTGACACTCGCACAAAAGTGTATTGTTATTACTTTAATGAAACCCTTGACATGCTGCGAATGTTGCGACGTTCAAAAGTGAAAGCTGCGCGCGCTACTAGCCTGAACTGCTTGCATGCGGCAGTGCACTGCTTGCAAGTCCACCTGCGCAAGCTGTTGGCGCTGCAAATGCAACTCTTTCTTTGAAACATCCTCtctagctcacacaccttgcGGTGATCTCCTTGGTTTTTACGTATTTTTAGTGGCTTGctaaagttttttttcttaataAGATGCGGAAATTCAATGCTAAACTCCAGCCATTGCCGTCTCTTATCGAATGCTGATCAAATTGTGTAATTATATGCATTTTTGTGGCTTGAAGGAAGACTTGAAGCCGACGCGTCGCGGCAGTGCCGTGCTTTTTTGTTTACATAGACTTTTGTTTATTAGACGTAATTAATTTTGGTTTATTCTTTATGGGGATCATTTTTGCTATCAGTCTGAGACTTGGGTGTCAACTTGGTGGTAAAAAATTTAGAAAACATCTAAAACCTTGCACTCAAAAAGACTTCTCTTCCATGGTGCATGGGAGCGCCTTGCGTGACGTCACAACCAAGCCAAGGTGTGTCTGTGCTGCAGGTAGAATATTTTATGCTTTAGAAATCCCAAATCAAAAATTCTTGATCACATCAGCAAATTTCGTTTGCCCTCCAAATTCGATTAACGAAAGTCCTCAAACTTTTCCTCaattatatttgatttttggGACAATTTTCAATCAATAAAAAAGTGGATATAAAACTCGTGAAAACTTTCAACAATTCAAAATTAAAAGGCAAAAGCTATAACTTTTACAAGCGGCAAAAAAAACATCTTCCATATGCAATTATGATTTTGCTTCataggcaaaaaaaaagtacaaaaaaaagtttatttaCGCATAAACGATTTTGATTAATTCCCCAAAGAGGAAGGCCCTAAAAAACGGGAAGCGAGGGAGTAGGGAGGGCCCTCAgctaattaaaaaattgtcATAAATCCCCCAGAGTTTAACCCATTTACAGTCGACTGGTCTGTTGAGAAATGGCCGAAAAGAAAGGGATTCCCCCCACagccacccccaccccaccccacccacagCTACTTAATTACACTTGCGCGCactttaatttccatttaagaaaaaaattgcccacccaaaaagaaaatgtaaatttttgttgcctccccccccccccccatcccttTGAAAGAAGAAAAGTCAAGGCGAGAGCCGAAACATTGTAAATTATAGGCTTAAAAGAAAAGGCACGGCAAGACAAGGCTTCCTTCTCCTCCAGAAGCTCCATGGCACAGCAGCTTATTAAATTATACTCGCGAGATGAGGGGCGGGGGGGTTTGCCGTGGGGTGTGGGATGTGGTCTTGAATTTCCAACACTCCTAATCTCGATTTAAGCCAAGTATCAGGCAcaggctgctgctcctgtatCAAGTGAATTCAATGTCAAAAGGGTTAATTGAAAGTGCCAGGAAATTGGAGGAGTCACAGGAGCTGGAGGACACGACAGGAGAGTaaccccagagagagagagtagagaGGGACAGGGGGGTAGCCCCCACATGGGGCAGGGTGTATGCAGTAGTCATAAAAATCAAAGTCCATAAACCGGAGACCCAGAGAGACACCGACCCACCGCAGtccataaaaaataaagttttttccccattttgcTTATTGCAACCCCTGGGATTTACCCTTAgaccataaaaatatatcccTATGTCCCTTTCctgccctccccctccctttcCTCTCAACTATTTAGAGAATTTGAAATGCAGACAAATTTGTATGCGTCAAAGAAAAATTATGCCGCTTTTTGGGGgaaattgtatttttgattGTACATTTGTGTAGATTGGAAAACCATTTCAAAGATCCATTGGAAAAGTACCCCTTTTGGTGGGAAATCCCTTCCATTGAAgtcttttaattaaactaaaatGAAACCTCATGcgaaaacaattgaaaaatctTAGAAAAAAATGGCTCCTGCATCTGAAGGGTTTTAATATAGCGAgtaggaaaatggaaaaaccgTTTTTACAAAGTAAAGATGGGCCCTCgagagggtggggggggggggcgaagAGAAAGTACCCAAAAGAAAAGGTGGAAAAGGTTGAAATTAACTTTTGTTGAGGATTTCTTAGATGGACTCCGCTGAAGGAGTTTGTGCCCCATCAATGGTTGAATAATGAACTACCTCCGCGTTGTATTATTAAGTGAATGCTTTTTGATCTTACGATGGCAAATTACAAGCTACAAGACACCCGGCATTCAGTGCCCCCCcccttgcccttgcccccTGGCTCCCTCCAGCAACAATGAAACATTATCCAGTGTCGTCCTCCACTTGGTGTTATATATAACACTTTCAATTTGATAAGCAGCCTGACTGCGGGGGATGCCCCCTAGCCAGCGGCATAGCCATCCCCAGCGCCATCTTCATCCacagctctgctctggcatAGTCGTCATTTGCCAAGTTTCCACTGTCATTGTCTGTGGTGGCATTTGTAATTCACTTTGATTAAATATGCAAGGGGATGCTCTATGGACTGACtgtgactgcctgcctgcctgcctgactgccAGACGAGGACCGCATTCAAATGCCGCAACAATGCAACGACGACAGTCAAGGGACACTGGGACCATGACGAGAGTCCAGACCACCCCCcaagcagtggcagcaggagtGGGAGGTCCTTTAGTCAGTCGCCAAGAAAGCGCAAAACAAGTTTGTGAAATTTTCGGCAACggaggcaacggcaacggcaacggcgtGTCCTCTGACAGGATATAAAACAATCAGTGCAAGccagcggaaacggaagtgtaACCCCCCCctaacccccaacccccacgccacgccactcTCCCCTTTCTCTGTTGTGTGAATTTGTCTAAATTGTGGGCGTGGCTCTGGCTTTCTCTGTGCtggtttgggcttttgtgAAATATAGTCCAAAAGTTGTTTTGTGGCCGCCTCAAAAGATAGCCCCCTGACTAAACCACACTTTTGGATCCTCGcattctctcgctctctctctctctatcgctcgTCGTCCTTTGACTATTGTCTCTGTATTTTTCACTGTGTGTGTCATCTCCCATTTCTGGCGGTGTCTTGATTGCATTCGTTGGGAATTTTCTACCAACAGTGGGGTTTATTAAtgttttaaattgaaatttcacGCTTTGTTGCGTTATGCCTGTGTTCTCAGTGAAAATGTATCCCCAAAAGGTAGATTTGAATGCAGATTTTAggcaattaaataaaagaGGAAAGGTAAAAGGGAAATACAATGGAATTATTGTAGGTTCAGAAAGGGAaaatggtggaaaacttaATCTTAAATGCCGAATAGTTACGGAAAATACGCAACTCAGAAGACCTCACCTTTAATTAATACACCTTTTGCTAGGCTCATTCTCTCGTCCACCCCCCCACGCACAACGCGCTTTTTTCTGGGCTTCACTAAAAGCAAACACAACAGCAGGCGGCGCAGTgattgcatgtgtgtgtgtgt contains:
- the LOC6897865 gene encoding uncharacterized protein; amino-acid sequence: MEIRVGVGDLMKMGTKLVGHKIVQYRLATKQTRVISTRNGQVKGLRRKTLYDEELYYAFEGIPFAQPPLGELRFRAPEPAEPWQGIRDCTYPRAKPMQKHFVLSIVEGSEDCLYLNVYAKKLDTEQPLPVLVWIYGGGFQIGEASRDFYSPDYFMKQDVILVTFNYRVGALGFLSLADRDLDVPGNAGLKDQVLALRWVRENISQFNGDANNITLMGESAGAASTHMMMTTEQTRGLFHKAIMQSGSMYSEWASEPRGNWAYRLACSIGYSGSENEKEVFRYLQRASASDLATHCIALITQEEKRNYVLFAFTPVVEPYVTSACVMPKPHREMVADAWGNDIPLIIGANSFEGLFSYQSTMQDADHMLSAFEALIPREVRHQVTPAELKDLIREFKISNFDDATRGRMEFNECLHLLSIKHFWHGIHRTVLSRLALAPTTPTYLYRFDFDSPHFNHFRTVMCGRHVRGVSHGDDVSYLFYLLLATKLDKSSMEYRTIERMIGMWTAFAANDNPSCPQISPVMWDALDTNGPQMCLNIGHNLEFFELPETKQLRMWDRLYDKQNNNEMKLSHTASASASGSSIISSFWLMFKQCSTPFSVRSTGSHSAGAMAGQLGSPVAANAVHMPTIQHVGELIGMGHTTDSIAADQATELVEVRRIKVKAIEAWGSMSLCLTGTTQCDVSYGSTTGPKANSKKLRISSLVMMSWSVFAIWRADILKASTVVLNEMNKMKYNSAFIPPIQVQTESGPVVGRRRTAVYGDEYVSFERIPYALPPVGCLRFMAPLPVTPWTEPLDCTEKGPKPLQMHEKKFIEGAEDCLYLNVYARKLHSPKPLPLLVYFFGGGFEIGDATTDVNGPDYFMMRDVVVVTISYRVGALGFLSLNDPAVGVPGNAGLKDQLLGLQWISANAASFNADPNNVTAFGDSAGAASVHYLMLNPKAEGLFHKAILQSGNALCPWAVCPKATQMARRLADQLGMDNVDAATDAMILDYLQVQPGHRLMENRQINVSELLDGFIIQLGPTVEPYETDHCVLAKNPSDLLATAWGNKIPVLMGGTSFEGLMVFGVMISKDLKSVLKILKNQPQRLLPFDLQRVLPRVTARKLGLSVQAMYFGTTAPMESMEGEVNFCEYISDKHFWLPIMDVVRSRQDPSLAPTYLYCFDYDSPTFNHVRIKCCGKDSVGTCHYDDHSYLWFGNFSWKLQKDMPEYLTIERMIDIVTTFAETSDPNCQSVLTQLHPTIKWKPIVDDFECLNISDTIKVMEVPNLKKLKMWEKIIKTKYLL